One Acinetobacter pullicarnis genomic region harbors:
- the rpsH gene encoding 30S ribosomal protein S8: MSMQDTVADMLTRVRNAQMAKKQTVSMPNSKLKVAIANVLQQEGYVSDVGVADLEGKPTLTITLKYFEGKPVIETVKRVSRPGLRQYRGKDKLPSVKQGLGIAIVSTSQGIMTDRAARSAGIGGEVIAFVS, translated from the coding sequence ATGAGTATGCAAGATACCGTTGCCGACATGCTAACCCGTGTTCGTAACGCACAAATGGCTAAGAAACAAACCGTTTCTATGCCGAATTCTAAGTTGAAGGTTGCTATTGCAAACGTTCTTCAACAAGAAGGTTATGTTTCAGATGTAGGTGTTGCTGATTTAGAAGGCAAACCAACTTTGACCATCACTTTAAAATATTTCGAAGGCAAACCAGTTATCGAAACTGTGAAACGCGTAAGCCGTCCAGGTCTACGTCAGTATCGCGGTAAAGATAAATTACCGAGCGTTAAGCAAGGTTTGGGTATTGCAATTGTTTCTACAAGCCAAGGCATCATGACTGATCGCGCTGCACGCTCTGCGGGCATCGGTGGTGAAGTTATTGCTTTTGTTTCTTAA
- the rplP gene encoding 50S ribosomal protein L16 has product MLQPKRTKFRKVQKGRNTGLAHRGSTVSFGTIALKSVERGRMTARQIEAARRTISRRVKRGGKIFIRVFPDKPITQKPLEVRMGKGKGSVEYWVCEIKPGKILYEMEGVNEELAREAFALAAAKLPFKTTIVTRTVM; this is encoded by the coding sequence ATGTTGCAACCTAAACGTACTAAATTCCGTAAAGTGCAAAAAGGCCGTAACACTGGTCTTGCGCATCGTGGCAGTACAGTATCATTTGGTACAATCGCACTTAAATCAGTTGAACGTGGTCGTATGACTGCGCGTCAAATTGAAGCAGCGCGTCGTACCATTAGCCGTCGTGTAAAACGTGGTGGTAAAATCTTCATCCGTGTATTTCCAGACAAACCAATTACTCAAAAACCATTAGAAGTACGTATGGGTAAAGGTAAAGGTAGTGTGGAGTACTGGGTTTGCGAAATCAAACCAGGTAAGATCCTGTACGAAATGGAAGGTGTGAACGAAGAATTAGCACGTGAAGCGTTTGCGCTTGCTGCTGCTAAGCTTCCGTTTAAAACCACTATCGTGACTCGGACGGTAATGTAA
- the rpsN gene encoding 30S ribosomal protein S14 — MAKKGMINRELKREQTVAKYAAKRAELKATIANVNATDEERFEAMMKFQALPRNASPVRLRNRCGLTGRPHGYFRKFGLSRNKLRETVMQGDVPGVVKASW, encoded by the coding sequence ATGGCTAAGAAAGGTATGATTAATCGCGAATTAAAACGCGAACAGACCGTTGCTAAATACGCTGCAAAACGTGCTGAATTAAAAGCAACGATTGCAAATGTAAATGCAACTGACGAAGAGCGTTTTGAAGCGATGATGAAATTTCAAGCATTGCCGCGTAACGCATCTCCAGTGCGTTTGCGTAACCGCTGTGGTTTAACTGGTCGTCCTCATGGTTACTTCCGTAAGTTCGGCTTAAGCCGTAACAAATTACGCGAAACAGTAATGCAAGGTGATGTACCGGGCGTTGTTAAGGCAAGCTGGTAA
- the rplN gene encoding 50S ribosomal protein L14, giving the protein MIQTESMLDVADNSGARRVQCIKVLGGSHRRYASVGDIIKVTVKEAIPRGRVKKGDVMNAVVVRTKFGIRRPDGSVIRFDDNAAVILNNNKAPIATRIFGPVTRELRTEQFMKIISLAPEVL; this is encoded by the coding sequence ATGATTCAAACCGAAAGTATGCTCGACGTAGCAGACAATAGTGGTGCACGCCGCGTACAATGTATTAAAGTACTAGGTGGTTCACACCGTCGTTATGCTTCTGTTGGCGATATTATTAAAGTTACTGTAAAAGAAGCAATTCCGCGTGGCCGTGTTAAAAAAGGCGACGTGATGAATGCAGTGGTTGTTCGTACAAAATTTGGTATTCGTCGTCCAGATGGTTCAGTGATCCGTTTTGATGATAATGCTGCTGTTATTTTAAATAATAACAAGGCTCCGATTGCCACTCGTATTTTTGGACCAGTGACTCGTGAACTTCGTACTGAACAGTTCATGAAAATCATTTCATTGGCTCCTGAAGTTCTATAA
- the rplX gene encoding 50S ribosomal protein L24, whose amino-acid sequence MAKIKKNDQVIVIAGKEKGKQGTVLSVSNDRVKVEGLNLVKKHQKPNRATGTEGSIVTQEASLHISNVAVFNATTQKADRVGYQFDAEGTKVRVYKSNGESVAAAK is encoded by the coding sequence ATGGCTAAGATTAAGAAAAACGATCAAGTAATTGTGATCGCAGGTAAAGAGAAAGGCAAACAGGGTACTGTTTTGTCTGTATCTAACGATCGAGTTAAGGTTGAAGGCCTTAACTTGGTGAAGAAGCATCAAAAGCCGAACCGTGCAACTGGTACTGAAGGTAGTATCGTTACACAAGAAGCTTCGCTTCATATCTCAAACGTGGCAGTTTTTAATGCTACAACCCAAAAGGCTGACCGTGTTGGTTACCAGTTTGATGCAGAAGGCACGAAAGTTCGTGTTTATAAATCAAATGGTGAATCAGTGGCGGCGGCGAAGTAA
- the rpsE gene encoding 30S ribosomal protein S5: protein MAKVEQNEGLVEKLVAVDRVAKVVKGGRIFSFTALTVVGDGNGRVGFGRGKAREVPAAISKALEAARRNMITIELAEGTLQHPINARHGASRVFMQPASEGTGVIAGGSMRAVLEAAGVRNVLTKCYGSTNAANVVNATFNGLRDMTSPEKVAAKRGLSVEQILG from the coding sequence ATGGCGAAAGTTGAACAAAACGAAGGTCTCGTTGAAAAGCTGGTTGCCGTTGATCGTGTAGCCAAGGTTGTTAAAGGTGGTCGTATCTTCTCTTTCACAGCATTGACTGTGGTAGGTGATGGTAATGGTCGCGTCGGTTTTGGTCGTGGTAAAGCACGTGAAGTTCCAGCTGCTATTTCTAAAGCACTTGAAGCTGCTCGTCGTAACATGATTACTATCGAACTTGCTGAAGGCACTTTACAACACCCAATTAATGCTCGTCATGGCGCTAGCCGTGTTTTCATGCAGCCTGCTTCTGAAGGTACTGGCGTAATTGCTGGTGGTTCTATGCGTGCTGTACTTGAAGCTGCTGGTGTACGTAACGTATTGACGAAATGCTATGGTTCTACCAATGCTGCTAACGTAGTAAACGCAACTTTTAATGGTTTGCGTGATATGACTTCTCCTGAGAAAGTCGCTGCGAAACGTGGTCTTTCAGTAGAACAAATTTTAGGGTAA
- the rplB gene encoding 50S ribosomal protein L2 has product MPIQKCKPTSPGRRFVEKVVHDHLHKGAPHAPLTEAKKRTGGRNNNGHITTRHIGGGHKQQYRIVDFKRNKDGIPATVERIEYDPNRTAHIALVLYADGERRYIIAPKGLRAGDKVQSGNDAPIRPGNCLPLRNMPIGSTLHNIELKIGKGAQLARSAGTSVQLLGRDGSYAILRLRSGEMRKVHVECRAVIGEVSNQESNLRSLGKAGASRWRGVRPTVRGMAMNPVDHPHGGGEGRNKGIQPVSPWGQKAKGYKTRTNKRTTKMIIRDRRVK; this is encoded by the coding sequence ATGCCAATTCAAAAATGTAAGCCAACGTCTCCGGGACGTCGCTTTGTAGAGAAAGTGGTTCATGACCATCTCCACAAAGGCGCACCTCATGCACCGTTGACAGAGGCTAAAAAACGTACTGGTGGTCGTAATAACAACGGTCACATCACGACTCGTCACATTGGTGGTGGTCATAAACAACAGTACCGTATAGTTGACTTCAAACGTAACAAAGATGGCATTCCAGCCACTGTTGAACGTATTGAATACGATCCTAACCGTACCGCACACATTGCTTTAGTTTTGTATGCTGATGGCGAACGTCGTTACATTATTGCACCTAAAGGTTTACGTGCTGGTGATAAAGTACAGTCTGGTAACGATGCTCCAATTCGTCCAGGTAACTGCTTGCCACTTCGCAACATGCCTATCGGTTCTACACTACATAACATTGAACTTAAAATCGGTAAAGGCGCGCAATTAGCTCGTTCAGCTGGTACTTCTGTTCAGTTGTTGGGTCGTGACGGTTCTTACGCAATTCTACGTCTGCGTTCAGGCGAAATGCGTAAAGTGCATGTTGAATGCCGCGCTGTAATTGGTGAAGTTTCTAACCAAGAAAGCAACCTTCGTTCATTGGGTAAAGCTGGTGCTTCACGCTGGCGTGGTGTTCGTCCTACCGTTCGTGGTATGGCGATGAACCCAGTTGATCACCCGCACGGTGGTGGTGAAGGGCGTAATAAAGGTATTCAGCCTGTAAGCCCATGGGGTCAAAAAGCGAAAGGGTACAAAACACGTACCAATAAGCGTACGACTAAGATGATCATTCGCGACCGTCGCGTTAAGTAA
- the rpsQ gene encoding 30S ribosomal protein S17 — MSENVVRTLTGKVVSDKMDKSIVVLIERRVQHPLYGKSLRRSTKLHAHDENNTAKTGDVVTIKESRPISKTKAWALVEVVEAAAE, encoded by the coding sequence ATGAGTGAAAATGTAGTCCGCACGTTAACCGGCAAAGTAGTAAGCGACAAAATGGACAAGTCTATTGTTGTACTTATCGAACGCCGCGTTCAACACCCGTTGTATGGCAAATCACTTCGCCGTTCAACTAAATTACACGCTCATGATGAGAACAACACTGCTAAAACTGGCGATGTTGTAACCATTAAAGAAAGCCGCCCAATTTCTAAAACTAAAGCTTGGGCTTTAGTGGAAGTCGTTGAAGCAGCTGCTGAGTAA
- the rplD gene encoding 50S ribosomal protein L4, which produces MNLQTVSGSAVELSEVAFGREFNEALVHQVVTAYLAGGRQGSRAQKSRADVSGGGRKPFRQKGTGRARAGSIRSPIWVGGGKTFAARPQDWSQKVNRKMYRGAMQCILAELVRQDRLVLVEEFSVAAPKTKELLAKLNDLNATRALIVTEAVDENLYLAARNLPHVDVVDAAAIDPVGLIAFDKVIMSVAAAKKIEVELG; this is translated from the coding sequence GTGAATTTACAAACTGTTTCCGGCTCTGCTGTTGAATTGTCTGAAGTTGCTTTCGGTCGCGAATTTAATGAAGCGCTTGTACACCAGGTTGTTACAGCTTATTTAGCTGGCGGCCGTCAAGGTTCTCGCGCTCAGAAATCACGTGCAGACGTATCTGGCGGTGGCAGAAAGCCATTCCGTCAAAAAGGTACAGGCCGTGCGCGTGCTGGTTCTATTCGTAGCCCAATCTGGGTTGGTGGTGGTAAAACTTTTGCTGCTCGTCCACAAGATTGGTCTCAAAAAGTTAACCGCAAAATGTATCGTGGCGCAATGCAATGTATCTTAGCTGAACTTGTTCGCCAAGATCGTCTTGTGTTAGTTGAAGAGTTTTCTGTTGCAGCTCCAAAAACTAAAGAATTGCTTGCTAAACTGAACGACTTAAATGCCACTCGCGCATTGATCGTTACAGAAGCTGTAGATGAGAATCTATATCTTGCAGCTCGTAACCTTCCGCACGTTGATGTGGTTGATGCTGCTGCAATCGATCCTGTTGGCTTGATCGCGTTCGATAAAGTTATTATGTCTGTTGCTGCTGCTAAGAAGATTGAGGTAGAACTCGGATGA
- the rplR gene encoding 50S ribosomal protein L18 encodes MNEKKQSRLRRAKSTRLHIRALGATRLCVNRTPRHIYAQLISADGGKVLAQASTLDATLRAGATGNTEAASKVGALIAERAKAAGVTKVAFDRSGFKYHGRIKALADAAREGGLEF; translated from the coding sequence ATGAACGAAAAGAAACAATCCCGTTTGCGTCGTGCGAAAAGCACACGCTTGCACATCCGTGCATTGGGTGCGACTCGTTTGTGTGTAAACCGCACTCCGCGTCACATCTATGCTCAATTGATTTCAGCCGATGGTGGCAAAGTTTTAGCGCAAGCTTCAACTTTAGACGCTACTTTACGCGCTGGTGCTACGGGTAATACCGAAGCAGCGAGTAAAGTAGGTGCTTTAATCGCAGAACGTGCCAAAGCAGCTGGTGTAACTAAAGTTGCATTTGACCGTTCTGGTTTTAAATATCATGGTCGTATTAAAGCCTTGGCTGATGCTGCCCGTGAAGGCGGCTTGGAGTTCTAA
- the rpsJ gene encoding 30S ribosomal protein S10, whose protein sequence is MSNQRIRIRLKSFDHRLIDQSSQEIVETAKRTGAQVCGPIPMPTRIERFNVLTSPHVNKDARDQYEIRTYKRLIDIVQPTDKTVDALMKLDLAAGVDVQIALG, encoded by the coding sequence ATGTCTAACCAGAGAATCCGTATCCGTCTTAAGTCTTTTGATCATCGTCTGATTGATCAATCGTCTCAAGAGATCGTAGAAACCGCTAAGCGTACTGGAGCACAAGTGTGTGGTCCAATCCCGATGCCTACACGCATCGAACGCTTCAACGTTCTTACTTCACCGCATGTAAATAAAGATGCGCGTGATCAGTATGAAATCCGCACTTACAAGCGTTTGATCGATATCGTTCAGCCTACAGATAAAACTGTTGATGCTTTAATGAAATTAGATCTTGCAGCTGGTGTTGATGTTCAGATCGCATTGGGTTAA
- the rplC gene encoding 50S ribosomal protein L3: MAIGLVGRKCGMTRIFTEAGVSVPVTVIEVDPNRITQIKTLETDGYQAIQITTGERRESRVTNAQKGHFAKAGVAAGRLVQEFRATEADLEGREVGGTIGVDLFTVGQVIDVTGQSKGKGFQGGVKRWNFRTQDATHGNSLSHRVLGSTGQNQTPGRVFKGKKMAGHMGAERVTVQGLEVVSIDAERSILVVKGAIPGATGGDVIVRPTIKA, encoded by the coding sequence ATGGCTATTGGTTTAGTCGGTCGTAAGTGCGGTATGACCCGTATTTTTACGGAAGCCGGCGTCTCTGTGCCAGTTACGGTGATCGAAGTTGATCCAAACCGTATCACTCAAATCAAAACGCTTGAAACTGATGGTTATCAAGCGATTCAGATTACTACTGGCGAACGTCGCGAATCTCGTGTAACAAATGCTCAGAAAGGTCACTTCGCTAAAGCGGGTGTTGCTGCTGGTCGTTTAGTTCAAGAGTTCCGTGCTACTGAAGCTGACCTTGAAGGTCGTGAAGTTGGTGGTACTATCGGTGTTGATTTGTTCACAGTTGGTCAAGTAATTGATGTAACTGGTCAATCAAAAGGTAAAGGTTTCCAAGGTGGTGTTAAGCGTTGGAATTTCCGTACCCAAGATGCAACTCACGGTAACTCGCTTTCACACCGTGTTTTAGGTTCAACTGGTCAAAACCAGACACCTGGACGCGTGTTTAAAGGTAAGAAAATGGCCGGCCATATGGGCGCTGAACGTGTAACCGTACAGGGTCTTGAGGTTGTATCTATCGACGCAGAACGCTCAATTCTTGTAGTTAAAGGTGCAATTCCTGGCGCTACTGGTGGTGACGTTATTGTTCGTCCTACGATCAAGGCTTGA
- the rplF gene encoding 50S ribosomal protein L6 → MSRVAKAPVTVPNGVTVTQNGRQVEVKGSKGTLSFNLHALVELKQEDGALHIAPAKESRDGWMQAGTARAVLNNLVKGVNEGFERKLQLIGVGYKAAVKGNVVNLNLGFSHPIDYALPEGVTAETPIATEIVLKSANKQLLGQVAADIRSYRSPEPYKGKGVRYSDEVVLRKEAKKK, encoded by the coding sequence ATGTCTCGTGTGGCTAAAGCCCCAGTAACTGTGCCGAATGGTGTAACAGTTACTCAGAACGGCCGGCAGGTCGAAGTGAAAGGCAGCAAAGGTACATTGTCTTTCAACCTGCATGCGCTGGTCGAGCTCAAACAGGAAGATGGTGCTCTGCACATTGCTCCAGCAAAAGAGTCGAGAGACGGCTGGATGCAAGCAGGTACTGCTCGCGCTGTTTTAAATAACCTTGTGAAAGGTGTTAATGAAGGCTTTGAACGTAAGCTACAACTGATCGGTGTCGGTTATAAAGCTGCAGTTAAAGGTAACGTTGTTAACCTTAACCTCGGTTTTTCTCACCCAATTGATTATGCACTTCCAGAAGGTGTAACTGCTGAAACTCCAATCGCGACTGAAATCGTGTTGAAGTCTGCAAATAAACAATTGTTAGGTCAAGTGGCTGCTGATATTCGCTCTTACCGTTCTCCTGAACCTTATAAAGGTAAAGGTGTTCGTTATTCGGATGAAGTTGTTCTTCGTAAAGAAGCTAAGAAGAAATAG
- the rplW gene encoding 50S ribosomal protein L23, whose translation MNNERIYQVLQGPVFSEKAQALGDTAGVQVFKVAVDANKLEIKKAVEQLFGVEVLKVNTTITKGKTKRFGKTLGRRSDVKKAYVTLKAGQDVEMADLGDTAESAAE comes from the coding sequence ATGAATAACGAACGTATCTATCAAGTCCTTCAAGGGCCTGTATTCTCAGAAAAAGCACAAGCTTTAGGTGATACTGCTGGTGTTCAAGTTTTTAAAGTTGCAGTTGATGCAAATAAACTTGAAATCAAAAAAGCAGTAGAGCAACTCTTTGGTGTTGAAGTGTTGAAAGTAAACACAACAATTACTAAAGGTAAAACTAAACGCTTTGGTAAAACATTAGGACGCCGTTCTGATGTTAAAAAAGCATACGTCACCCTGAAAGCTGGCCAAGATGTTGAAATGGCTGACTTGGGCGATACCGCTGAAAGCGCAGCGGAATAA
- the rplV gene encoding 50S ribosomal protein L22, with protein MEVTAKLRGAAISAQKTRLVADLIRGKSIAHALNILNFSNKKAAVLVKKALESAIANAEHNNSLDVDDLKVSTIYVDEGTSLKRILPRAKGRADRITKRTCHITVKVGV; from the coding sequence ATGGAAGTAACTGCTAAATTACGCGGTGCCGCCATCTCGGCACAAAAAACACGTTTGGTTGCAGATTTAATTCGTGGCAAGTCAATTGCTCACGCATTAAACATCTTGAACTTCAGCAACAAAAAAGCTGCTGTTCTTGTAAAAAAAGCTTTGGAATCTGCAATTGCAAACGCTGAACATAATAACAGTTTAGATGTAGACGACCTTAAAGTTTCTACGATTTACGTTGATGAAGGCACTAGCCTGAAACGTATTTTGCCACGTGCTAAAGGCCGTGCGGATCGTATTACTAAGCGTACTTGTCACATCACCGTTAAGGTAGGGGTTTGA
- the rplE gene encoding 50S ribosomal protein L5: protein MARLRTRYNEELKTQLKDTLALENVMQIPRITKITINMGVGAASADKKLLDGALSDMQAIAGQKPVLTLARKSIAGFKIRDGWPIGCKVTLRGDQMYEFLDRLISIAIPRIRDFRGFSAKSFDGRGNYSMGLKEQIVFPEIDYDKIDRIRGMDITITTTARTDDEGRALMRAFGFPFK, encoded by the coding sequence ATGGCCAGACTTAGAACACGTTATAACGAAGAACTTAAGACTCAACTGAAAGATACGTTGGCTCTTGAGAATGTAATGCAAATTCCGCGTATTACAAAAATTACGATCAACATGGGTGTTGGTGCTGCTTCAGCTGATAAGAAATTATTAGATGGCGCACTTTCTGATATGCAAGCAATTGCAGGTCAAAAACCAGTACTTACTCTTGCGCGTAAATCTATCGCTGGTTTTAAAATCCGTGATGGTTGGCCGATCGGTTGTAAAGTTACTTTACGCGGCGACCAAATGTACGAATTCTTGGACCGTTTGATCTCAATCGCAATCCCTCGTATCCGTGACTTCCGTGGTTTCTCAGCGAAATCTTTCGACGGTCGTGGTAACTACTCGATGGGCTTGAAAGAACAGATCGTTTTCCCTGAAATCGATTATGACAAGATTGATCGTATTCGTGGTATGGATATTACTATTACTACGACTGCTCGCACCGATGACGAAGGCCGTGCGCTTATGCGTGCATTCGGCTTCCCGTTTAAATAA
- the rpsS gene encoding 30S ribosomal protein S19 yields the protein MPRSLKKGPFVDAHLFAKVEAAVASNTRKPIKTWSRRSMILPDFVGLTISVHNGRNHVPVIVSEHMVGHKLGEFAPTRTYRGHGVDKKSKR from the coding sequence ATGCCTCGTTCTCTGAAAAAAGGCCCATTCGTCGATGCGCACTTGTTCGCTAAGGTTGAAGCGGCTGTAGCGAGTAATACTCGTAAGCCGATCAAAACTTGGTCGCGTCGTTCGATGATCCTCCCGGATTTTGTTGGTCTAACAATTTCTGTTCATAATGGCCGTAACCATGTTCCAGTGATTGTATCTGAACATATGGTTGGTCATAAACTCGGTGAATTCGCGCCAACTCGTACCTATCGTGGTCACGGTGTTGACAAGAAGTCTAAACGTTAA
- the rpmC gene encoding 50S ribosomal protein L29 → MKTKDLREKSVEELKALLDEQQLNQFRLRMAKATGQLGKSHEVQVARKTVARIKTLLTEKQGNGQ, encoded by the coding sequence ATGAAAACTAAAGATCTACGTGAAAAATCGGTAGAAGAATTGAAAGCTTTGCTTGATGAGCAACAGCTTAACCAATTCCGTCTTCGTATGGCGAAAGCGACGGGTCAATTGGGTAAATCGCACGAAGTGCAAGTTGCTCGTAAGACTGTTGCACGTATTAAGACACTCCTCACCGAAAAACAGGGGAACGGACAATGA